The Fusarium poae strain DAOMC 252244 chromosome 2, whole genome shotgun sequence nucleotide sequence gttatattctctttttaattaattatatatatcttattttatatatctttattttataatataatatatagatatattcttctttaataaaataaatatttaataatatatatttaaggcatttaatatttaatttactaagataagtaagatatttatattataattaaagattaaaattattaatttaaaagctagctaaagtaatatctatttagctattatccttattaataatataaatactatattatttaattataataaagataatctaattataatatattataatagctttttcttctttttaaatattataataactctatctttattaaaggtaaaaataaagataaagttaatatatatatttaatatatagagatattattaaaataataaaggtcTAGTATTCTTAagtttaagtttatatatactttatctttttaatataatttatatatttataattctattaataagattactattatatatatttaataatataaatttattatattaatagaatatatataaagaggtattattattaaaaatataaatttattaaagtacttatattattttaaatagagttaattaagattataataaagtaatattatcttataattaagtctagctaaagtatttaataataagtttattaatattaaggttatatagtttaatataggctaaataaagatatataattatagttaatttattttaattagtattcttattatcttatttttattaaaattagattttctttattctatagaaattaaaattatttagttttttcttaagctttaaataaaagaagaaatattatctatttaagtaatctagtattttatagtatatataatagtaattattttataagtatatatatctaggttaataaataaaaaactatttagctataaaggcagttaagtttaatttaaattattattatattaagtattcctcttattaagcttttaatatagctattttaaaggtaatagtaatagattttatattatcttagttttattataaaataaaataatattattaaaagaagttTTTATAGaaaccttaataattaagattaagtttattaaagaacttttaaataaaaaaaagattattaatataatatatcttatataataattaaaattatttttaaagtttatagatttatttaaaataattaataatattaatatagttattaaatataagttattaaagttttatattaagttcttaaaagactatattactttatagtatatagttttatttaagagttttaaataaattaaatatattattttctattttaagaataaaaaaatatagaatAAAGCTAAGTCTAttcttaatactattataaattctattttatttatatttctatttttatatataagatatattaattatattaattatacttttattttcttctttaattaatttcttaattagtTTAAGACTAttctttatagttataaagaggtatttatagcttattattttaatttaatttattattttaagtttttatattatttattaatttagtatttttaacttaagaattaatagaattcctattaatttaatagtttttaagtttaatatattaatatagtttaatagctaaatattagTCTAATTTAagaatatttttaaatttaaaataaatagtaagaaatttaacttttaataagttatttaatataaaaataagatattttattttataaaggggatttatatagtaaaagagTTATCTTTtaaaaaaggtaatatatcttcttattatatatttatatattcctatattaatataaatatcttacttaatatattaaatatattattttcttttaattaattaagtatatttttttataaattattatttattaagttaatttaaaatatattttctaatatatctttttataaagtattattaaatatattaattctagtttttaatctttagatatttattaagcttataattaaaagtatatctttatttattatatatttaaatataattataaataatatatatagtaataataattaataaatattacttaatattaataatatattaaaagtattatatttataagctttcttaataacttaaattaaagtaaaaaattactttttattaaaatatttaaagataataatataatagactAAGTATCTTAAgtaaaggtaataattatatcttattattataaaaatatattctttttataataattaattaaattattatctttattaagtaaaaatattatccttttagctattatataagctttttaatagattattaataaataatcttataaatatattaatatagtaaaataaaatatattaaattttaattaaaataatttaaagtataataaagataagaagaagataatatatatataagacttttatttatagaatCTAGGCTTATAAcctattatataatagttacttaagtatattaaaggttaaagaattaaatatataagaggaactagatatattataaagaccATTAATAGATTAGATAAATGAGGATCCGAGATCTTAacataaacagcctaagagctatagtctaaagagcataagctgacctactaatttcgctccttatgcttccagcggccaattcttctgacaccctgaggccTGGTCAGAGAGAGGCCCTGTCATTATAATTGGTCTCGATTGCTTGAAGCATGGAATTTCCTTCTTCCATGAGATCCTTGTCAACTCCGTTGTGTACATACAGGTCCCATATGCGGGGTTTTTGCTGACTGCGCCTGGCCAAGTACAATAGTCCAATACATAGCTGAATCGACTATCCTTCtggtaacttttattttgTTTGTACCAAGTGATACTTAAATAGGCCGAGACAGGATGCCAACCACACAAAGAAGCCATGTCGGCCAACCAATCATCCTCGACCCCAAAGCTTACAATGTTGTCTGGATCGCTCCACTCAGGATTGAAGCTAAGGCTGCTATGTACTTGCTCGACGAACAGCACCACGGCCGGTTTCCTGTCAGCCATGGCGATGACTATGTGTTTCAAGCGGGCGCCATGGGCGGTCATAAGATCGTTATCGTGACTCTACCGGCAGGCCAGGAGTACGGCACAGCCTCTGCGGCTGCTCTCGCAGGTCAGGTGAAAAAGTTCTTCCCCAACCTCTGGTTCGGCCTCCTCGTCGGCATGGCAGCAGGGCTTCCCAACCTTTCATGTGTTCCAGCGCGCGATATTCGACTAGGTGACGTGCTTATAGCCCTTCCTGTTGGCGAGAGTCCTGGAATAATCCCGTATGAGCTCGGAAAAGAGACGGAAGACGGATTCCAACTGCTCCGACGTGGTTATAGCCTCGCCATGACTGAAACAATCGTTAGATCGGCCATTGGTAGCATCAAACTCGAGGCGCCCAACGACGCCGAACTATTCTTGCCATATTACGAGAAGATACGCAATTGCGAACATGGAACCGGCACATTCGAAGATCCAGGACAAGACAGCGACGTTTTGTTCCAAATGAACGACTATGGAGAAGAGGAAATCGTCCAGCGTCGTCGACGATCAAAGTCAGATTATCAACGCGTTCGAGCGTGGTATGGCTCAATTGGATCAGGAGATAAGCTGATGAGAAACGCGGAAAAGCGAAATGCTTGGAGGGACAAATATGGTATCATTGGTTTGGAAATGGAAGCGGCGGGAATTATGAACCGAATTCCAGTCGGCGTCATCCGAGGGGTATGCAATTACGGCGATCGACACAAGAACAAAGAATGGCAGCCGTTTGCGGCAGCGATGGCGGCTTCGTATGCTAGAGCGTTGCTTGATGAGATACCCCCAAGTGAAGACATAACTAGTGAGTTATCATAAAAAGGAGCTCAAGGGATGAATAGCATCACTAATGGCGTGCTAGAGGAGACTCACAAACCATGTTACTATATTCCTTTTGCAAAAAATACGCGCTTCACTGGTCGGGCAACCATTCTCAATGCACTAGAAGACAAGTTCTTCGGCCTACATCAAAGTCATAAAGTGGCACTGACAGGGCTTGGTGGGGTTGGCAAGACTCAAATCGCTCTCAGCTTTGCCTATGAAATGAAGGAAAAGCGACCGGAATATTCGATTTTCTGGGTGCCGGTCTTGAGTTATGAGGCTGCAGAACACGCATATGCTGATATCGCAAAGAAGCTCCGGCTGCGAGAGAGCAGCGAGGACAAGGATGCAAAGGACCTTGTCTATCAGTACCTCAGCTCGGAAGAAGCTGGCAAATGGCTCTTGATTGTTGATAATGTCGATGACCAGGAGCTTATTACTGGATCTCACAAGAGGTCAGGTCTGGAACATTACTTGCCTTACAGCGAGAATGGTATTATCTTGATGACGACAAGGTCTGGGCATGTTGCTGGGGATTTTGCACAATCCGATATTATCGATATTAAGCAGATGGATATGGAAGAAGCGAAGATACTGTTGGAAAAGTCTATGATCCAAAAGCAGCTGCTTCAAGATGAACTAGCGGTTGTTGAGCTGCTCACCCATCTTACCTTTCTCCCGCTAGCTATTACGCAGGCTGCCTCTTACCTTAATCAGACCAAAGCCCCCGTACGGACATATTTAGGTCTCCTAGCAAACGCTGAGGACAGCGGTATGAAAGTTCTTAATAGGGAGTTCAGAGATAATACCCGATACAGGGACTCTCGGAACGCTGTGGGAACAACATGGATTGCGTCTTTCCTCCAGATTCAAAAGTCGAACAAACTTGCCGCTGATTTGTTGTCATTCATGTCATGCATAGAGCCAAAGGCCATTCAGCAGTCGGTGTTACCGGATGTGGAGCATGATGAGTTGGAATGGGCTATTGGCACGCTTTGCAGCTACTCATTTCTAAttcgaagaagagaaaacaaTGTATTCGACATGCACAGTCTTGTACACACGGTAGCACGAGATTGGTTTGAGAAGCAGGGCTGGGAGAGAAAAGTGTCAAACGACGTGAAACGCCCTTCACAACAGCAAAGGTCCCCACAGAAGGCGATGTATGAATCGGGAACGCTAAAAAGGAGGATTTACCACACGTGAGGAGGTTGGTAAGTTGGACACATGGAGAGAGTATGAGTGGAAATATATCAGTTTCGGGAAAATACTGGGCTCTTCTTTTACACGAATAGATTGTTCAAATATGCGATCAAGTGTTGAGAAAGACTACTGATGGAGACTGAGCTAACAAATCATGATCGATTAACATCAAAACATGCACTTTCATACGCATACTTTGAAGAAAGACGAGCTGAGGGGGTGATTGACATGCTTGATCATGTAGTGGAAGTTCGGAAGCAGATACCTATGCTAGACAGTTATGAATGAATTGACTACAGGACTACTCCGAAGGGTTGAAAGTGGACAGTGGTCTGTGCCGATAATGATGTCTGGGGCATCGGCTCCTTGGTGACAAACGTGATTCCATTTCTCAGCTTGCATGCCATGAATGTAGGAGTACTTGGAATCTACTGTTCCTTTTCCCTTGCTTTCTATGGCTACATTAACACCATGTCTATAGACACGGTGGAAATCAAACGCCCCTGAGCAAGGAAAGCATTATGGTTTATGTGGATAAAACAGAACGACCGGGCGCATATATCAAATACCGTCGAGTACTACACTATGCACATGACTGGCTCATTGATGCAAGTTGGTGCATTCACGTAGGAGAAGAACGAAACCTGTTCGCATTTCCTACGTCGATATAACAGAATAAAGAAGAGTATTCTATAAAGACTGCTGTAGGAACTATTGGACTTGGGCTGGAAAGAATGGTTGAGAAAAAATGATATGGCATCGGCGAGGTTCTTGTGGATGTGGATAGAGCAATATTCGAGTCGCCAGAAACCCTCGTCTTGATTGCTTTGTGGCTTGGATTAGAAAGGATATTCCCGGATGAAAGCGCTAGTGCATTTGAGAATGGGTTTGTGCAATCGAGAAGATAAATTTATGTGGTCCTTGGATAAGAAAAACGACAGCAGTCAAGACTTCTCTCATGAAGTCGAATTAATTTCATCGTCGGCGACTTCCGATGTTTTGGTGGATCCTTCAGTGTGGGGACTGCCAGGCTTACCTTCCTGCCATGGAAAAAAAATTGCCTGAAgatccatcttcatccccGCGGTTGCCTCGGccctattttattttttcttccgtctctttttttttctcttgggCATTAATAGTCATCTTGTCCCCGTCGCACTTTATATACTCTCTTTCTTTGCCTCTCTCCTCTTTCGCGACTCTCGATATATTCCCAGAAACTTCAAATTCTTCAATACCGTCAAAATGGTTGAGAAAATCTACGTCACCTATAACGATGTAAGTTTAAAGATTGACTCCCACTACCCCGCCACCCCGCCTTGATGATGAGGGACGTGATGCGCATCATAAAAAAAAGTGTCCGACTCGATGCGACAATTACCAGATACGAAGAAGCAGGTATTGTTTGTTGCTCGACACTCTTTTTCGTGCAATCACTACCTCTATTTCCCAGTTATGACACAAAACACACCCAAAGCTCCCGCTGACATGCCTCCAGGTGCACAAGATGTGCCAAAAGTCTGCTGAGAAGCTTCTCCTCGACTTCCAGCCCCAGCTTTTGATCGCtatcggtggtggtggttacGTCCCTGCTCGAATCCTCCGATCTTTCCTCAAGAAGGGTGGCGCTCCCAACATTCCCATCCAGGCCATCGGTCTCTCCCTCTACGAGTCTCTCGGCAACGATGAAGTCGAGGCCCCCGGTACCAAGGTCACCCGAACACAGTGGCTCGACATGAGCGCCCTCGGCGAGATGCAGAACCTTGTCGGAAAGAAGATTCTCATCGTCGACGAGGTTGACGACACCCGCACAACTCTTGAGTACGCCGTCAAGGAGCTTGAGAAGGACGTTGAGATTGCTCGCCAGAAGATGGGTGGTACTGCCCCCAAGACTGAGTTTAGCATCTTTGTCCTCCACGTATGTAACACAAACACCAAGTACAAACGGTTGCTAACAGCTTGTAGAATAAGgacaagcccaagaaggGAAAGCTCCCCGAAGAGATGCTCACCACCCGTTACTACGCTGCCGAGACCGTCGGTGATGCCTGGATCAACTACCCCTGGGAGGCCATCGATATCGACGAGCACGACAGGAACGCTAGCCTGCAGACTAAGAGCAACTAAATGTTTTATGAGAATTTGGAGTTGGGAAAATGGCGCACAGATTTAATGCGAGATATCATATAAACATACATGACGAATGAGAATACCCGGGCTGTGAGCTCGAAAGATCAGTTTCTTGAAATGGGCATACCATACTACAATGACCACACCGCATACCATATCAATGAACCCGCACAAGCGCTTAGACAACAACATTTCATCAATTCACCTGCCTTCATAATGCATCCCTTCCCAACTTGTTTATGTACCCAAATCCCCCTTGTATTTGTTGAGGCCGAATATGACTTATCGAAGCCAGAATTCGGAGGAAGAGTTGACGCCTTCTCTCCCCCTCAGATAGGTCACTGTAGCATATTTGCATCATGGAAAGACGTTTCATGACTGCAGCCGGGGAAAAACTAGGGTTGTTGTTCAGCTTCCAACATGCAGTCACGTAGGCATGCTTGAAATAATTCCATGTATGCCAAGCCGTTTCTGCCATCGGGCTGTCCTTCTGCACGAACCCATATCTTCCGGGCGGTCTCGGCCACGTGGGGTTCTTTGCGATCGCGAGTGCCAACGTGAGTTCAATGTTTTCCGAGCCCTTGAAGGTCTTGCATTGACCAAAGTTGGTCATCCACATCATCACGTTTGGTCTTCTGCGATCGAGGCCAAGCTGGAACTTGATACCAGCTCCGTCGTATCCGCACGTGCAGTGAACAATTGCAAGCGAGACGCCCATTGATACAGCTCTCATATACATATCGTGACGCATTTCTTTGAGAATCTGGTCGAAATAGACGGGTCGGCACAGCTCTGTACTCTTTGCTGAACCTGGGGGCGAGAGTTCGCCAAAGTGTACATACAGTCTTGTTTTCTCGTACAAGTCTGGGTTGTTGAGCATGGACTCTCTGATGCTTGGGTCGCAGAAAATATTGACGAGAGCGCGTATATGTTCTGGTCGTAGAGGCTTGATAGGTATCACCGGATAGCCAAAAACCGGGCTTCCTGTCAACGTTGGGGTGTTGGGTTTGACATTTTGCGTTCGCACACATAGCAGCTTTTTCGGCCTCTTTCTCAATTCCGCATACCGGCGTAATCTTCTCAACTCGTCCGGGGTACAAGGCCTTGTCGCATATTTCCAGCTATTATTCAAGC carries:
- a CDS encoding hypothetical protein (BUSCO:48008at5125) yields the protein MVEKIYVTYNDVHKMCQKSAEKLLLDFQPQLLIAIGGGGYVPARILRSFLKKGGAPNIPIQAIGLSLYESLGNDEVEAPGTKVTRTQWLDMSALGEMQNLVGKKILIVDEVDDTRTTLEYAVKELEKDVEIARQKMGGTAPKTEFSIFVLHNKDKPKKGKLPEEMLTTRYYAAETVGDAWINYPWEAIDIDEHDRNASLQTKSN